A window of Kwoniella newhampshirensis strain CBS 13917 chromosome 9, whole genome shotgun sequence contains these coding sequences:
- a CDS encoding translation machinery-associated protein 22, which yields MSSSAGPSSKPITPFYCAVCSLPTEYCEFGPSVSKCKSWLEEKNSDEYERIWGEGALTSRIGTLSMEKQEKLEADAAKLEKKAAKKAEAEAKKKEATKIIIKRSERTKRKHATHIQNLELFGVDLKKAAKLFAGKFATGSSVSKNPQGEDEIVIQGDVGDDIVEMLKAQVGVLKGAPADQVVRIEVKKKKEEEPAL from the exons ATGTCGTCCTCCGCAGGTCCATCTTCAAAGCCCATCACGCCGTTCTACTGTGCCGTGTGCTCGCTTCCTACCGAATATTGCGAGTTCGGACCGTCAGTCTCCAAATGTAAGAGCTGGCTGGAGGAGAAAAATTCGGATGAATATGAGAGGATATGGGGTGAGG GCGCATTGACCTCTCGTATTGGCACGCTGTCTATGGAGAAGCAAGAGAAGCTCGAAGCAGATGCTGCTAAGCTCGAAAAGAAAGCCGCCAAGAAGGCAGAGGCAGAAGCGAAAAAGAAGGAGGCTACTAAG ATCATAATCAAGCGATCGGAACGTACGAAACGAAAGCATGCCACTCATATTCAGAACTTGGAATTGTTCGGAGTGGACCTGAAGAAGGCTGCAAAGCTTTTCGCTGGAAAATTCGCCACTGGAAGCAGTGTCAGTAAGAACCCTCaaggggaggatgagattgtCATTCAGGGAGATGTCGGAGATGATatt GTTGAGATGCTGAAAGCGCAAGTGGGCGTTTTGAAGGGAGCCCCTGCAGACCAAGTAgtcaga AtcgaggtcaagaagaagaaggaagaggagccGGCACTCTAG